Below is a window of Bacteroidetes Order II. bacterium DNA.
GACCTCTAAAAAACCGACTAATACTTCCTCACGTCCAAATTGCTTTTGGCGGCTGCTTTCTTGTTCCATTCTCCGCCGATAGTTTTGAAAATCTGCTACCTGACGGGTGAGCATGTCTTTCATGTGACCAAGCTCTTCCTGAAGGGCCGCAATCTGTTGGTCTTTTTCAGCCAGTTCATCCACCGCCGCCACGGCAATCCGGGCTGCTTCCTCGTCATCCATCATCGCGGCAACTTCCTGCTCCACAGTCACCTTCTCGGTACCGTTTTGCAGGGCCTCGTCCAACTTTTTCGTTTGTTCCATGTTGTGATTCAAATTTGTATGGTTAAATCTGTTCTTTAAATCTGTTCTGGATGCTTCAGAGTTTTCCCAAAAGTTTTGAAACATATTCAATCAAGGCGACGGCACGGGCATAGTCCATCCGGCGCGGCCCAATGAGGCTAATGGTACCAATGGCATTTTGCATCTTATAATTGGCCGTAACCAAAGAGTACGAATCCACCGCCTCTGTTTCATTTTCCCGCCCTATAGTGATGCGGATTTGCTCCTTGCCACCTCTTGTGAGGTGCGCATGGCGTTCCAGTAGCTGCACAACCACTTCTTCATGCTCAATCAGGCCCATAATCCGCTGAATCTGTTCTGGCTCCCGAAACTCCGGTTGGTGCATTAGATGGGTGGTTCCACTTAACTGTACACGACGCTCTTCGGGCAATTCATTGAACAATACATCCGCTTTTTGCATCACCAACCTCACCACGCCTGTCGGATCCGATTCACTTAGGTCTCGCATTCGTGGGGCAAAGGTTCGACGGATCTCGTCTAACGATAGTCCGGAAAGTCGTTCATTGAGCAATTGTACAACTCGGTCTAAGGCAAAACGGTTGAGTGCCGAAGCCACTTCCATAACAATCGTTTTCACTAAACCTCCTTCCACGCTAATGATAAACATCGCCCGATCGGAGGCCAATGGAACCACATCTAACCGATGCAAAATACCTTTTGAGAGACGGGGCGTGAGGGCAATGGCCAGTAAATTGGTGAACTTCCCCATTAACTTGGCTGTTTCCCGCAAAAGCCGCTCGGTATCCCGTGCCGAAGAAGCAATCTCTTCCCGTATAAAGAGGGCTTCGGAGGCCGGAATCTGAACCACATCCATCAATTCGTCCACATACGTCCGATAGCCCATATCCGTGGGGACCCGCCCCGCAGATGTGTAGGGATGATCCAGATAACCCCATTCTTCGAGATCGCTCATGGTATTGCGGATCGTAGCCGCGCTCAGCCCTGGAATAAATTCCTTGGAAAGCGTTCGAGAGCCTACGGGGTCTGCCGTCTGGATAAACCGCTGCACCACAGCACGTAATACCGCCTGTTCACGATCAGTCAGAATTCTCCCGCTGTTGGTAGAAGAAGAATGCGTCATCGTTGCTCCGTCTTTCTAAGAATGAACCCGGCAAACACCTTGCCGATTGTAATTATGGCAGATATAAACTTGTAAGATAGTCCGTTTTTTCTCAATCTCAAAGACCTACCTTGACACTTTGGCACTAAGTTTACACCATGAGCCTGTCGCTTTGTTCTTGCCTTTTTGATGAGGATTCCCGAAACGACCGACATCTACTGTAACATAATATGGTTGTGCGGGAACCTATCTGCGTATAACAAAAATGTCTCGCACATGGCTGGGTAATTTTTTAGGGTTTACTTTTTAAAATGATGACGTTTTTACCTGTTTTTCTTACTGGAATGGCAGCTTTTGCGGCCAATTGGCTGGGTATTTGGCTGGTTAGTCGCCGTGGAGCATGGGCCAAACGTTTTGAACATGACCTGATTTCGGTTGCCGCTGGGCTCGTGGTGGGCATTGCTTTTTTGCATTTTGGTCCAGAACTGGCCCATCATGCGCCGGAGCAATTTGCTTGGATGCTGGTTCCGTTTCTGAGTCTGTATGTATTAGAGCACCATTTTGCGCCACATTTTCATCATGGTCACTCGCACGATGATTGTGAAAATCACCACAAACAAGTGGGGCTGATGACCGCCATCGGGTTTGGGGTTCATTCTGTGTTCGATGGACTGGCCATTGGTGCCGGCTTTGCATACGACTGGCAGATTGGCCTGATGGCTGCACTGGCAATTTTGGTTCATGAAATACCGGAAGGCATTGCTACGTATGCCATTCTTCGGTATAGTGGCCATTCTGAGCAAGCGGCTTTCCGAAAGGCACTGTTGGTCGCCGCCATTACGCCCGTTATGGCGGTCTTGAGCTTTATGATATTGCCTGCCGAACGTCATGATGTGCTGGGCTGGGCCATGGCGCTTGCAACAGGTTCACTGTTTTATATCGGAGCTGCGGATTTGCTCCCCGAAGCAGCTCATAAACCCGGATGGCGGCCCACACTACTGATTTTGGCTGGGCTGGGTATTGCGTATGGGCTTACTGTGTTTGGCCATCATCATGGATAGTCCTGAAAAACCATTCACCTGCAAAGTTACACCGTTCAGTCAAGATTCATTTAAAGAACACGAAAACACCATCTAAACTTGATAAAAAATATTTGTAACAAAATGATTTTCATGGCCGTAGTGTATGTTGTAAATACAA
It encodes the following:
- a CDS encoding ZIP family metal transporter; this encodes MMTFLPVFLTGMAAFAANWLGIWLVSRRGAWAKRFEHDLISVAAGLVVGIAFLHFGPELAHHAPEQFAWMLVPFLSLYVLEHHFAPHFHHGHSHDDCENHHKQVGLMTAIGFGVHSVFDGLAIGAGFAYDWQIGLMAALAILVHEIPEGIATYAILRYSGHSEQAAFRKALLVAAITPVMAVLSFMILPAERHDVLGWAMALATGSLFYIGAADLLPEAAHKPGWRPTLLILAGLGIAYGLTVFGHHHG
- the hrcA gene encoding heat-inducible transcription repressor HrcA; this translates as MTHSSSTNSGRILTDREQAVLRAVVQRFIQTADPVGSRTLSKEFIPGLSAATIRNTMSDLEEWGYLDHPYTSAGRVPTDMGYRTYVDELMDVVQIPASEALFIREEIASSARDTERLLRETAKLMGKFTNLLAIALTPRLSKGILHRLDVVPLASDRAMFIISVEGGLVKTIVMEVASALNRFALDRVVQLLNERLSGLSLDEIRRTFAPRMRDLSESDPTGVVRLVMQKADVLFNELPEERRVQLSGTTHLMHQPEFREPEQIQRIMGLIEHEEVVVQLLERHAHLTRGGKEQIRITIGRENETEAVDSYSLVTANYKMQNAIGTISLIGPRRMDYARAVALIEYVSKLLGKL